In a single window of the Actinomycetota bacterium genome:
- a CDS encoding thioredoxin family protein — protein sequence MKVQILGTGCPKCKQTELNAMEALTNLGIQAEVEKVTDINQIVDFGVLATPALAIDGEVVFSGRTPSVQEIEGVLVK from the coding sequence ATGAAAGTACAAATTTTAGGAACAGGTTGCCCCAAGTGCAAACAAACTGAACTCAATGCCATGGAAGCATTGACCAATTTGGGCATTCAGGCGGAAGTGGAAAAGGTTACCGATATAAACCAGATAGTGGATTTTGGGGTATTGGCTACCCCTGCCCTGGCCATAGATGGTGAAGTTGTATTTTCAGGAAGGACCCCGTCTGTACAGGAGATAGAAGGCGTATTGGTAAAATAA
- a CDS encoding permease, protein MIIFLEAVRSGWAGLLEYLSAHVLTCLVPAFFIAGAIAVFVSKGAILKYFGAKAKKWLSYSVASVSGAILAVCSCTILPLFAGIRKRGAGLGPAIAFLYSGPAINILAIVYTARLLGYDLGIARGIGAVLFSIVIGLLMSVIWARDERRFQDQGNFVAAAGQSEHPKPKYIGIIFFLSLLGILIFGAAQMWIYAGVSLAVLIVILIVGFKKNEIKDWLKETGKLAWQIFPILLAGVFIAGVIKYFLPQSVVETWVGGNSLRSNFLASIFGALMYFSTLTEVPIIKALMDLGMGKGPALTLLLAGPSLSLPNMIVIGRIMGFKKTLTYVFLVVGMSTFIGMFFGHFFG, encoded by the coding sequence ATGATAATTTTTTTGGAAGCAGTTAGAAGCGGTTGGGCCGGCTTGTTGGAGTATTTGTCTGCCCATGTACTGACCTGTTTGGTACCGGCCTTCTTTATTGCTGGCGCTATTGCCGTATTTGTATCCAAGGGTGCAATACTAAAATACTTTGGAGCCAAGGCTAAAAAATGGCTGTCCTATAGTGTGGCTTCTGTTTCCGGAGCCATACTGGCGGTATGCTCCTGCACCATACTTCCCCTGTTTGCAGGAATAAGGAAGAGGGGGGCCGGCTTGGGTCCGGCTATTGCTTTTCTGTATTCAGGGCCGGCCATAAATATTTTGGCCATAGTGTATACGGCCAGGCTCCTGGGGTATGACCTGGGCATAGCCAGGGGCATAGGGGCAGTGTTGTTTTCAATAGTTATAGGGCTCCTTATGTCGGTTATATGGGCCAGGGATGAGAGAAGATTCCAGGACCAGGGCAATTTTGTAGCGGCTGCGGGGCAAAGCGAGCATCCCAAACCCAAATATATAGGTATAATATTTTTCCTGTCCCTGCTGGGTATCTTAATTTTTGGGGCAGCCCAGATGTGGATATATGCCGGGGTATCCCTGGCAGTACTCATAGTGATATTAATAGTAGGGTTTAAAAAAAATGAGATAAAGGATTGGCTAAAGGAAACCGGAAAGCTGGCCTGGCAGATTTTTCCCATACTGCTGGCAGGGGTATTTATTGCCGGGGTAATAAAATACTTTTTGCCCCAGAGTGTGGTGGAGACCTGGGTGGGAGGCAACAGCCTGCGGTCTAATTTTTTAGCTTCAATATTTGGGGCCCTGATGTATTTTTCTACCCTTACCGAGGTCCCCATAATAAAGGCTTTGATGGACCTGGGTATGGGCAAGGGGCCGGCACTTACTTTACTGCTGGCAGGGCCTTCCCTTTCCCTGCCCAATATGATAGTCATAGGCAGGATCATGGGATTTAAAAAAACACTTACATATGTATTTTTGGTAGTGGGCATGTCTACTTTTATAGGCATGTTTTTTGGGCATTTTTTTGGTTAA
- a CDS encoding arsenate reductase ArsC yields MKKKKVLILCTGNSCRSQMAEGFLKYYCPHWQVESAGINPTRVNPLAIEVMAEKDIDISGQSSKSVGEFVEVEFDYIITVCDHAKEACPVFPGKGKYKHWSIEDPDRGIYSQDRRKIDFRTARDNIEEHIKKFVREEGC; encoded by the coding sequence ATGAAAAAGAAAAAAGTTTTGATTCTTTGTACAGGTAATTCCTGCCGGAGCCAGATGGCAGAAGGGTTTTTAAAATATTACTGTCCCCACTGGCAGGTGGAAAGCGCGGGAATAAACCCTACCAGGGTAAACCCTTTAGCCATAGAAGTTATGGCAGAAAAGGATATTGATATCTCGGGGCAAAGCTCTAAAAGCGTAGGGGAATTCGTAGAGGTGGAGTTTGATTACATCATAACTGTTTGTGACCACGCTAAAGAAGCTTGCCCTGTTTTTCCCGGTAAAGGCAAATACAAGCATTGGAGCATAGAAGACCCGGACCGGGGCATATACTCCCAGGACAGGAGGAAAATAGATTTTAGAACAGCCAGGGACAATATTGAGGAACATATAAAAAAGTTTGTTAGGGAGGAAGGCTGCTAA